The following coding sequences are from one Shewanella eurypsychrophilus window:
- the nuoC gene encoding NADH-quinone oxidoreductase subunit C/D — MDTVTKELSIKPVNPHTKLTLAMLPELGDVIPNNIFEQQTADNILTLWIDKKLLFPVLKLLKSIPEPFNFLFDLYAIDERLRLDKAQLPAKAFTLVYQLMSIERNQDIRLKVALEDNEEQSSITSFWPSANWYEREIWDLFGIVFNEHPNLYRILLPPTYLGHPLRKEFPCRATEMEPFSLDDEKLAKEQEALRFDPKAWGMEESSEDNDYLFLNLGPNHPSVHGVFRIALQLHGEQIKNAVPDIGYHHRGAEKIAERQTWHGFIPYTDRIDYLGGVMNNFPYILAIEQLANIQVSERVKCIRVMLAECFRILSHMLFFGTFAQDVGQLSPIFYLFIDREKLFSIIEAITGARMHPSWFRIGGVAQDLPQGWHIMMQEFVDYFPSKLDEYEVMVMQNSILKHRAIGIGKYNTQQALEWNVSGVGLRATGADWDLRKQRPYSGYENYQFDIPTASNGDAYDRCQLRVDEMRQSLKIIQQCIDHMPAGDYKADHPLTTPPKTERSKQDIETLIQHFLNVSWGAVMPKGESCFAVEATKGINAYSLISDGSSSSYRTRIRTPSFAHLQMIPLMAKGLMVADLIVILASIDFVMADVDR, encoded by the coding sequence ATGGATACTGTGACGAAGGAGTTGTCAATTAAACCGGTAAATCCACATACAAAGCTGACTTTGGCCATGCTACCAGAGCTTGGTGACGTGATACCCAATAACATTTTTGAACAACAGACAGCAGATAATATACTCACGCTTTGGATAGATAAAAAGCTGCTGTTCCCTGTACTTAAGCTATTGAAATCTATTCCTGAGCCATTCAACTTTCTTTTTGACCTCTATGCCATCGATGAACGTCTTCGATTAGATAAAGCACAGCTCCCTGCTAAAGCGTTTACCTTGGTGTACCAATTGATGTCGATAGAGCGAAATCAAGATATTCGCTTAAAAGTTGCGCTTGAAGATAATGAAGAGCAGAGCAGCATCACCTCATTCTGGCCATCAGCAAACTGGTATGAACGTGAGATCTGGGATCTATTTGGTATCGTGTTTAACGAACATCCTAACCTCTACCGTATCTTACTTCCCCCCACTTATCTGGGGCATCCACTGAGAAAAGAGTTTCCCTGTCGCGCCACAGAAATGGAGCCCTTTAGTTTAGATGATGAAAAGTTGGCCAAAGAGCAAGAAGCGCTCAGGTTCGATCCTAAAGCATGGGGAATGGAAGAATCTAGTGAAGATAATGATTACCTATTTCTAAATCTTGGGCCTAATCATCCGAGTGTACATGGTGTATTTAGGATAGCGCTGCAACTGCATGGTGAACAGATAAAAAATGCCGTGCCCGATATCGGCTACCACCATAGAGGGGCAGAAAAAATTGCTGAACGTCAGACCTGGCACGGATTTATTCCCTATACGGATAGAATTGATTACTTAGGGGGAGTCATGAATAACTTCCCCTATATTTTAGCCATCGAACAGCTAGCCAATATTCAGGTCTCTGAGAGAGTCAAATGTATTCGTGTCATGTTGGCTGAATGCTTTCGTATTCTAAGCCATATGCTTTTTTTCGGTACATTTGCTCAAGACGTCGGCCAGCTCTCTCCTATCTTCTATCTGTTTATTGATAGAGAGAAACTGTTCAGCATTATTGAAGCCATCACAGGTGCTCGTATGCACCCAAGCTGGTTTCGTATTGGCGGTGTCGCGCAAGATTTGCCCCAGGGCTGGCATATCATGATGCAAGAATTTGTCGATTACTTTCCGTCAAAACTCGATGAATATGAAGTTATGGTGATGCAAAACAGCATACTTAAACACAGAGCCATAGGAATAGGAAAGTACAATACACAGCAGGCCCTTGAGTGGAATGTTTCAGGTGTAGGACTTCGAGCTACAGGTGCTGACTGGGATCTACGCAAACAGCGTCCTTATTCTGGCTATGAAAATTACCAATTCGACATTCCAACGGCCAGTAATGGTGATGCCTATGACAGGTGCCAGCTCAGAGTCGATGAGATGAGACAAAGTCTAAAAATCATTCAACAATGTATCGACCATATGCCTGCGGGAGACTACAAAGCCGATCACCCATTAACCACTCCGCCGAAAACCGAGCGAAGCAAACAAGACATCGAAACCCTGATCCAACACTTTTTGAATGTCAGTTGGGGAGCGGTTATGCCAAAAGGCGAATCTTGTTTCGCCGTTGAGGCGACTAAAGGTATCAACGCTTACTCCTTGATCAGTGATGGTAGTAGCTCGAGTTATCGCACTCGGATCCGCACACCGTCTTTTGCTCATTTACAGATGATCCCCTTGATGGCTAAAGGGCTCATGGTGGCTGACTTAATCGTTATTCTTGCGAGTATCGATTTTGTTATGGCCGATGTAGACAGGTAG